One window of Pseudacidobacterium ailaaui genomic DNA carries:
- a CDS encoding bifunctional riboflavin kinase/FAD synthetase encodes MQVFRALSDLPASYGPTVIAIGNFDGVHCGHRWIIDHARQRAEKLRAKCVAVTFDPHPVRVLRPEAAPRLITPLPERLRLLAGTGLDATLVLPFTSEFSCLSAETFARSILRDGLHAVEVHEGDNFRFGHQAQAGIRDLIAMGNLYGFSVIAHPTRIVRGFPVSSSKIRELIASGNMTAARALLGRPFSVHSTPTRGRGIGSKLTVPTINLAPYDELLPANGVYITRMSIGNGPVLDAVTNIGNRPTFDGVSFAVETHLLDFQPVELSDTTPLELIFLRRIRPEMRFPTPDALKEQILRDVQQARRYFHLARLFQRD; translated from the coding sequence ATGCAGGTATTTCGCGCGCTCTCAGATCTTCCCGCCAGCTATGGCCCAACCGTCATCGCCATTGGCAATTTTGATGGCGTCCATTGCGGCCACCGCTGGATCATTGACCACGCTCGGCAACGGGCAGAGAAGCTCCGTGCAAAATGCGTGGCTGTGACTTTCGATCCTCATCCAGTGCGCGTGCTGCGGCCTGAAGCTGCACCCCGGCTGATTACTCCCCTGCCGGAACGCCTACGCCTGCTGGCTGGGACCGGCCTTGATGCCACCCTTGTACTACCTTTCACCAGCGAGTTCTCCTGCCTATCTGCCGAGACGTTTGCCCGCAGCATATTGCGCGACGGCCTGCACGCAGTCGAGGTCCACGAAGGCGACAACTTCCGCTTTGGCCACCAGGCGCAGGCCGGGATCCGCGACCTCATCGCGATGGGAAATCTCTACGGATTTTCCGTCATTGCACATCCCACACGCATCGTGCGTGGATTTCCTGTATCCAGCAGCAAAATCCGCGAATTAATTGCTTCCGGAAACATGACCGCGGCCCGTGCCCTTCTGGGCCGGCCCTTTTCGGTCCACTCCACTCCGACGCGCGGACGCGGCATCGGATCCAAGCTTACCGTTCCGACCATCAATCTTGCCCCCTATGACGAACTGCTTCCCGCCAACGGGGTCTACATCACACGCATGAGCATTGGCAATGGCCCCGTCCTGGATGCAGTCACCAACATCGGCAACCGTCCCACATTTGACGGAGTGTCCTTTGCCGTGGAAACGCACCTTCTCGACTTCCAGCCTGTAGAGTTGTCCGACACCACGCCACTGGAACTTATCTTTCTCCGTCGCATCCGTCCGGAGATGCGCTTTCCGACCCCGGATGCGCTCAAGGAGCAGATTCTGCGCGATGTGCAGCAGGCCCGTCGTTACTTCCATCTGGCCAGACTTTTCCAAAGAGATTGA
- a CDS encoding ABC transporter ATP-binding protein, protein MDALLELDQLSISFDGRMARPAVDRLTLRLCSGEVLGLVGESGSGKSVTALAILRLLDPAARVEGAIHFQGRDLLALSQEQMRRLRGSEISMVFQEPMTALNPVMPVGEQIAEAVRAHHPKYNRRQVREAVLEAMHAVALPEPEQRMRDFPHQFSGGQRQRILIAMAIVNRPRLLIADEPTTALDVTVQAQILDLLASLQTRYGLSMLFISHDLAVVSRIADRVAVMRHGLLLEEGPKTAIFQSPQHPYTRSLLGAVPTMQMEIARPLSTLPAEISQGHTWRESSPGHWVRC, encoded by the coding sequence GTGGACGCTCTGCTCGAACTCGACCAACTCTCCATTTCATTTGATGGGCGCATGGCAAGGCCGGCCGTCGACCGGTTGACGCTGCGTCTTTGTTCCGGAGAAGTCCTGGGACTGGTAGGCGAATCCGGATCAGGAAAGTCGGTCACAGCTTTGGCCATTCTGCGCCTGCTGGACCCTGCGGCCCGGGTGGAGGGCGCAATCCATTTTCAAGGTCGCGACCTGTTGGCCCTGAGCCAAGAACAGATGCGGCGCCTGCGCGGCAGTGAGATTTCCATGGTCTTTCAGGAGCCGATGACGGCCTTGAATCCGGTAATGCCTGTAGGAGAGCAGATTGCTGAGGCCGTGCGGGCACACCACCCAAAATACAACCGCAGACAGGTAAGGGAGGCCGTGTTGGAAGCCATGCACGCCGTGGCCCTGCCCGAGCCGGAGCAGCGGATGCGCGACTTTCCACATCAGTTTTCCGGAGGCCAGCGCCAGCGCATCCTGATTGCCATGGCGATTGTCAACCGTCCACGCCTGTTGATCGCCGACGAGCCGACCACGGCGCTCGATGTGACGGTGCAGGCGCAGATCCTCGATCTGCTGGCCAGTTTGCAGACGCGCTATGGGCTTTCCATGCTTTTTATCTCGCATGATCTTGCTGTGGTTTCCAGAATTGCCGATCGTGTTGCGGTGATGCGGCACGGCCTGCTGCTGGAAGAGGGGCCAAAGACGGCAATTTTTCAGTCGCCGCAACACCCTTATACGCGCAGTCTGCTGGGGGCCGTACCTACCATGCAGATGGAGATTGCACGGCCTTTGTCCACCCTGCCTGCGGAAATCTCCCAGGGCCATACATGGCGGGAGTCTTCGCCAGGACACTGGGTCCGCTGCTAA
- a CDS encoding Gfo/Idh/MocA family protein gives MFTRREFAKGLATTAGLSVATTAKSYSQIMGANERVNFAIAGLNSRAYAHFDGLHANRDTARITHVADVDTNILGKYAGFVEKVTGSAPKADQDFRKTLESKDVDALTIATPDHWHTPMAIMALQAGKHVYVEKPCSQNVHECELLVMAQRKYNKLVQMGNQQRSSPHTIEIIEKIHSGLIGRAYFAKAWYSNVRKSMGTGKVVPVPPNLDWDLWQGPAPRRPYKDNIHPYNWHWLRIYGTGEALNNGTHEVDVCRWALDVKWPERITSSGGRYHYKDDWQFYDTLVTSFEYPDKLISWESMSCNGMPLYDRDRGSAIHGTDGTVIVDRDGYEVRDLKGKLINQYRVPKAGKTSSADLVGSDSMTQLHFKNFIDGIRTGAKLHSPIDEVYPSVSILLMSNIAWEIQRELKLDSSTSAFLGDEEANRLRRRTYEKGWEPRV, from the coding sequence ATGTTCACACGCCGCGAATTTGCCAAAGGACTTGCTACGACAGCCGGACTCTCAGTTGCCACGACGGCAAAAAGCTACTCCCAGATTATGGGGGCCAATGAGCGCGTCAATTTTGCCATCGCTGGCCTCAACAGCCGTGCCTATGCGCATTTTGATGGACTCCATGCAAATCGCGATACGGCTCGGATTACCCATGTTGCTGATGTGGACACCAATATCCTGGGCAAATATGCGGGCTTTGTCGAAAAGGTCACCGGATCTGCTCCCAAAGCTGACCAGGACTTTCGCAAAACACTCGAATCCAAAGACGTGGATGCGCTTACGATTGCCACGCCGGACCACTGGCACACTCCGATGGCCATCATGGCGCTGCAGGCAGGGAAGCACGTATATGTCGAAAAGCCGTGCAGTCAGAATGTCCATGAGTGTGAACTCCTGGTGATGGCGCAGAGGAAATATAACAAGCTGGTGCAGATGGGCAACCAGCAGCGCTCGTCGCCGCATACCATAGAAATCATTGAGAAGATCCACTCCGGTCTGATTGGCCGCGCTTATTTTGCTAAAGCCTGGTACAGCAATGTGCGCAAGTCCATGGGTACAGGAAAAGTTGTTCCCGTACCACCGAATCTCGACTGGGACCTGTGGCAGGGCCCTGCTCCGCGCCGTCCTTACAAGGACAATATTCATCCCTATAACTGGCATTGGCTCAGAATTTACGGAACCGGCGAGGCGCTCAATAACGGCACACACGAGGTCGATGTCTGCCGGTGGGCGCTTGATGTGAAATGGCCCGAGCGCATCACCTCTTCCGGCGGCCGCTATCACTACAAAGATGACTGGCAGTTCTACGATACGTTGGTAACCAGCTTTGAATATCCCGACAAATTGATCTCCTGGGAGAGCATGTCCTGCAATGGAATGCCCTTGTATGATCGCGACCGCGGATCGGCCATCCACGGCACGGACGGCACCGTGATTGTGGACCGTGATGGTTACGAGGTCCGCGACCTGAAGGGAAAGCTGATCAACCAATACCGTGTGCCGAAAGCTGGAAAGACATCGAGCGCGGATCTTGTCGGCAGTGATTCCATGACGCAGTTGCACTTCAAGAACTTTATTGATGGCATCCGGACAGGGGCGAAACTGCATTCTCCCATCGACGAGGTATATCCCTCCGTCTCTATCCTGCTGATGTCGAACATTGCTTGGGAGATACAGCGCGAGTTAAAGCTCGATTCCTCTACCAGCGCCTTTCTCGGAGACGAGGAAGCCAACAGGCTTCGCCGCCGTACCTATGAAAAAGGTTGGGAGCCGAGGGTTTAA
- a CDS encoding metallophosphoesterase family protein, with the protein MRALIISDIHANLEALQAVLEAAPSHDVVWNLGDVVGYGASPNEVIDRVRALGNVFVRGNHDRVCSGLPGIEDFNPIASRAARWTQCVLSAQHIAWLRQLSEGPVMPDGPNVACTHGSPLDEDEYILSMRDAWQPLLKVTTGINFFGHTHLQGGFATNGEEWFKLVPDYATHNEPEEYEIQLREGVRYLLNPGSVGQPRDGDWRSAFAIYDDARRAVTFYRIPYDVRMAQMRILRAGLPDRLATRLRDGR; encoded by the coding sequence ATGCGCGCACTCATCATCTCGGACATCCATGCCAATCTGGAAGCGCTCCAGGCAGTTCTGGAGGCCGCACCATCGCATGACGTGGTATGGAACCTTGGGGACGTGGTGGGTTATGGCGCCAGCCCTAACGAAGTCATTGACCGGGTGCGTGCTCTGGGGAATGTGTTTGTGCGTGGAAACCATGACCGCGTCTGTAGCGGCCTGCCGGGCATCGAGGATTTCAATCCCATCGCCAGCCGTGCAGCGCGATGGACCCAGTGTGTGCTCTCGGCGCAGCATATCGCCTGGCTACGGCAGCTTTCCGAAGGGCCAGTGATGCCGGACGGGCCCAATGTCGCCTGTACCCACGGTTCCCCGCTGGATGAAGACGAGTACATCCTTTCGATGCGCGATGCCTGGCAGCCGCTGTTGAAAGTGACCACAGGGATCAACTTCTTCGGGCACACCCATTTGCAAGGGGGCTTTGCCACCAATGGGGAAGAATGGTTCAAGCTCGTTCCAGATTATGCAACGCACAATGAGCCAGAAGAATATGAAATCCAGCTTCGTGAAGGCGTGCGCTATTTATTGAATCCTGGATCTGTAGGGCAGCCGCGGGACGGAGACTGGCGGTCCGCCTTTGCGATTTATGATGATGCCCGGCGCGCGGTAACGTTTTACCGTATTCCCTATGATGTGCGTATGGCCCAGATGCGCATCCTGCGCGCAGGACTGCCCGACCGTCTGGCCACCCGTCTGCGCGATGGGCGCTGA
- a CDS encoding DUF6599 family protein produces MLRRWLSIAIVLVFLSPLAARTALATQQATLLPGDFAGWHEIAPAQQSTSPDAADPVNASVLREYGFAEFVSANYSQPGNRLSIRAIRFGDATGAYGAFTFYRQPEMRREDIGTEGAFDGSHVLFWKGAVLVDASFEHLSAMSAAQLRELAQQLPGISGPSSIPPALPSYLPPAALESSSVRYALGPDSYRLGGGVLVPAQVGFDRDAEAVTAHYSSAHGGGTLTLLMYPTPQIARERAKAIENFLKSGSSPQWPQPLAESSSEALQIRRSGPILAITNGNFSATEARRLLESVNYTADVTWNHTEGYVSEASKTARLLLGIAALVGILGAAAILLGFFFGGGRALLRRLRGKPVSSLSDEEFIRLKLR; encoded by the coding sequence ATGCTGCGCCGCTGGCTTTCCATCGCGATTGTTCTTGTCTTCCTCAGTCCGCTTGCTGCCCGGACGGCCCTTGCGACCCAGCAGGCAACGCTCCTGCCTGGCGATTTTGCCGGATGGCACGAGATTGCTCCAGCGCAGCAGAGCACGTCCCCTGACGCCGCAGACCCAGTCAACGCCTCCGTCCTGCGCGAATATGGTTTCGCTGAGTTTGTGTCCGCCAACTATAGTCAGCCCGGCAACAGGCTCAGCATCCGTGCCATACGCTTTGGAGACGCCACCGGAGCCTATGGAGCATTTACTTTTTACCGCCAGCCGGAAATGCGCCGGGAAGATATTGGCACTGAAGGCGCCTTCGACGGCTCCCATGTGCTCTTCTGGAAAGGCGCAGTCCTCGTGGATGCGTCTTTCGAACATCTCTCTGCGATGTCGGCAGCGCAACTGCGTGAGCTGGCACAGCAACTGCCCGGCATCTCCGGCCCTAGTTCTATACCGCCTGCTCTGCCCTCATATCTGCCCCCTGCCGCCCTGGAAAGCAGCAGCGTTCGTTACGCTTTGGGTCCTGACTCTTATCGCCTGGGCGGAGGTGTCCTTGTCCCGGCCCAGGTGGGCTTTGACCGAGATGCTGAAGCCGTGACTGCCCATTACTCCTCGGCACATGGCGGAGGTACTTTAACGCTGCTCATGTATCCGACTCCACAGATTGCAAGAGAGCGTGCAAAGGCCATCGAGAACTTCTTAAAATCCGGCAGCTCACCGCAATGGCCGCAGCCGCTTGCTGAGAGTTCGAGCGAAGCGCTGCAAATACGCCGCAGCGGCCCCATTCTCGCCATCACTAACGGAAATTTTTCTGCCACGGAAGCGCGCCGCCTGCTGGAATCCGTAAACTACACCGCGGACGTAACGTGGAACCATACCGAAGGCTATGTCAGCGAAGCCTCAAAAACAGCACGGCTTCTTCTGGGGATCGCTGCCCTCGTTGGTATCCTCGGTGCTGCTGCCATACTTCTCGGTTTCTTCTTCGGCGGAGGCCGCGCTCTCTTGCGCCGCCTGAGAGGGAAGCCCGTCTCTTCGTTGAGCGATGAGGAATTCATCCGGCTCAAGCTGCGCTGA
- a CDS encoding MBL fold metallo-hydrolase: MQATLTILGSGTSMGVPTLGCECRVCTSRDPRDRRSRPSVAIGWEGHCVLIDTGPDFRMQALRENIRHVDAVFYTHSHADHILGLDDLRPLSFHHPNGHIPLYADDFSAGIIEKVFDYTFSAESKYPTRARVRMNRLEGTESVIVQGVSFQRIPLIHGQQQAAGFRFGKAAYLTDMNRIPDESLPLLMDLDIVIMDALRKAPHPSHANLEEALRWVEVLKPRAAWFTHMSHELLHAETEEELPPHVRLAYDGLRIPFEL; the protein is encoded by the coding sequence ATGCAAGCCACTCTTACCATTCTCGGCAGCGGAACATCCATGGGCGTGCCCACGCTGGGGTGCGAATGTCGTGTCTGCACATCGCGCGATCCTCGCGACCGACGTTCGCGCCCCTCGGTGGCCATTGGATGGGAAGGCCACTGCGTACTCATTGATACAGGACCAGATTTTCGCATGCAGGCCCTGCGCGAAAACATTCGTCACGTGGACGCTGTCTTCTATACACATTCCCATGCCGACCACATTCTTGGCCTTGATGACCTGCGTCCGCTCAGCTTCCATCATCCCAACGGGCATATCCCTCTTTATGCGGATGATTTCTCCGCCGGCATTATTGAAAAGGTCTTCGACTATACCTTCTCAGCGGAATCGAAATATCCGACCCGCGCCCGTGTCAGGATGAACCGGCTGGAAGGCACAGAATCTGTCATCGTCCAGGGTGTTTCTTTTCAACGCATCCCGCTCATTCATGGCCAGCAGCAGGCCGCGGGCTTTCGCTTTGGGAAAGCTGCCTATCTCACTGACATGAACCGCATTCCGGACGAGAGCCTTCCGCTGCTCATGGACTTGGACATCGTCATCATGGACGCCTTGCGGAAAGCACCGCATCCCAGTCATGCCAATCTCGAAGAGGCCCTGCGCTGGGTCGAGGTCCTGAAACCCCGCGCTGCATGGTTCACACACATGTCGCATGAACTGCTTCACGCCGAAACTGAGGAAGAGCTTCCACCCCACGTCCGTCTGGCTTACGACGGGCTGCGTATTCCCTTTGAGTTATAA
- the infB gene encoding translation initiation factor IF-2, whose protein sequence is MSKVRINDLARELEVKSKAILDVLPEIGVTEKKTHSSSLEADEAERVRAHFQRGGNKAGTAASKTEAEPKPKIDWSRVSKPGDVLKAIQQRKEQEEASARSAAAKSAAAPVPPPQPKPAPPAPQQPAAAKPSTPAPAPTVAAAPPAPRKIVPQPRPAPAVIAPPPPAQQSPAIAAKPPAGPVVAKPPVPASGTEMKPAIATPPPAAPVAVKPPAAPTVPTPAPVPGPAPAPVVREVQAPAAASAPAAPVTPAAPSTSSAPSAPAASSAPAAPAAPAPPAAPARRVIMPQTGPRPVYTAPPQAAATIAGGLQRGKPIFDRRPATTQRPPQQQYPGGRRPMHPTRSQPGGGAPGGPRPGFGQRPGGRPGMGAPALIPPPPGEAPRGQRPGGPQRRGRQEYEIKEGPMKGFAPPRIGAAQVPSGPVPITRTITVTEGISVKDLAEKLEIRAKDLIATLLMRGVFVTVNQSLDTELVKDVARQFGADTQVISFEEQMANEALESMLQQENPDELEVPRPPVVTVMGHVDHGKTSLLDAIRETDVAGGEAGGITQHIGAYKVRIGKQDSPAFGREIVFLDTPGHEAFTRMRARGAKVTDIVVVVVAADDGVMPQTLEAIDHARAANVPIIVAVNKIDKPEAQPERVKKQLADRGLVPEDWGGSTVFVEVSAKKHQNLDLLLEMICLVADLQNLKATPGRSAVGTVIEAKLDRGRGAVASVLVQNGTLRHQDSFIVGNTFGKVRAMFDDRGRAVEEAGPSTPVEILGLEGIPDAGDTFLVVSDRDKAKSIAQYRKMKEREAQLAKSSRVSLEGLAEQIRQAGVKELPIILKGDVQGSVEVLADSLQKMSTEKVRIKVIRSGVGAITESDVLLASASNAIIIGFNVRPERKAADLAEQESVEIRLHSIIYELQDEIRKAMLGLLEPVFKENYLGRAEVLNVFKIPKVGTIAGCRVTDGVLRRDADIRLMRDGEQVYKGKLTSLKRFKDDVREVTNGMECGVGLNFGDIKVGDTVEAFITEKVAAELTAS, encoded by the coding sequence ATGAGTAAAGTCAGAATCAACGATTTGGCGCGCGAGCTGGAAGTCAAGAGCAAAGCGATCCTGGATGTGCTGCCGGAAATTGGCGTGACAGAGAAAAAGACGCATTCCAGTTCGCTTGAGGCAGATGAAGCAGAACGTGTGCGTGCGCATTTTCAGCGCGGCGGCAACAAAGCCGGAACAGCCGCCTCAAAAACCGAGGCTGAGCCGAAGCCGAAAATAGACTGGTCGCGTGTTTCCAAGCCTGGTGATGTTCTGAAGGCAATCCAGCAGCGCAAGGAGCAGGAAGAGGCCTCCGCACGCAGCGCGGCGGCGAAGTCGGCAGCCGCACCCGTTCCCCCGCCCCAACCCAAGCCAGCTCCTCCTGCACCCCAGCAGCCCGCCGCGGCAAAACCGAGCACACCAGCTCCCGCCCCGACTGTGGCGGCAGCGCCGCCAGCACCGCGAAAGATCGTTCCCCAGCCCCGGCCAGCGCCCGCAGTCATCGCGCCGCCCCCTCCAGCGCAGCAGTCGCCTGCGATTGCCGCCAAGCCCCCGGCGGGTCCAGTGGTCGCTAAGCCTCCCGTGCCTGCTTCCGGCACGGAGATGAAGCCTGCCATTGCTACTCCGCCTCCGGCAGCTCCGGTTGCAGTAAAGCCGCCCGCAGCTCCGACGGTCCCGACGCCTGCTCCGGTTCCGGGGCCAGCGCCGGCGCCAGTGGTCCGGGAAGTCCAGGCTCCGGCAGCAGCGTCAGCACCAGCGGCGCCGGTTACACCGGCTGCGCCCTCTACATCATCTGCTCCATCTGCCCCTGCTGCTTCGTCTGCACCCGCTGCACCGGCGGCCCCGGCACCTCCCGCCGCTCCGGCGCGTCGCGTCATTATGCCTCAGACTGGGCCGCGTCCTGTCTATACGGCCCCACCTCAGGCCGCAGCGACGATTGCTGGTGGACTGCAGCGCGGCAAGCCCATCTTTGACCGGCGTCCCGCCACAACACAGAGACCGCCACAGCAGCAGTATCCAGGCGGACGCCGCCCCATGCATCCCACACGGAGCCAGCCGGGAGGGGGTGCTCCTGGAGGGCCGCGGCCAGGATTTGGGCAACGTCCGGGCGGGCGTCCGGGCATGGGCGCTCCTGCGCTGATTCCTCCGCCTCCGGGGGAGGCGCCCCGCGGACAGCGTCCCGGGGGGCCGCAGCGCCGCGGTCGTCAGGAGTATGAGATCAAAGAAGGCCCGATGAAGGGCTTTGCGCCACCGCGGATTGGTGCAGCGCAGGTCCCCAGTGGGCCAGTCCCGATTACACGCACCATTACGGTCACCGAAGGGATCAGCGTCAAAGACCTGGCAGAAAAGCTTGAGATCCGGGCCAAGGACCTGATTGCCACGCTGCTGATGCGGGGTGTTTTCGTCACGGTGAACCAGTCACTTGATACTGAGCTGGTGAAGGACGTGGCACGCCAGTTTGGTGCAGATACACAGGTCATTTCCTTTGAAGAGCAAATGGCCAATGAGGCCCTGGAAAGTATGCTTCAGCAGGAGAACCCGGATGAACTTGAGGTGCCGCGTCCTCCTGTTGTGACCGTCATGGGCCACGTAGACCACGGCAAAACATCGCTGCTCGACGCCATCCGGGAGACGGACGTGGCCGGCGGTGAGGCCGGAGGCATCACGCAGCACATCGGGGCATACAAAGTCCGCATCGGCAAGCAGGATTCGCCTGCCTTCGGCCGCGAAATCGTCTTTCTGGATACGCCGGGGCATGAAGCCTTTACCCGGATGCGTGCCCGCGGCGCCAAGGTCACAGACATTGTTGTTGTGGTGGTTGCAGCCGACGATGGTGTCATGCCGCAGACCCTGGAGGCCATCGACCACGCGCGGGCGGCCAACGTTCCGATCATCGTCGCCGTCAACAAGATAGACAAACCAGAAGCACAGCCGGAGCGCGTCAAGAAGCAGCTTGCAGACCGTGGTCTGGTCCCCGAGGACTGGGGTGGTTCCACCGTCTTTGTTGAGGTTTCGGCCAAGAAACACCAGAACCTGGACCTGTTACTGGAGATGATCTGTCTGGTTGCCGATCTGCAAAATCTGAAGGCGACGCCGGGACGCTCCGCAGTGGGTACAGTGATTGAAGCCAAACTTGACCGTGGACGCGGCGCTGTGGCCTCAGTGCTGGTCCAGAACGGTACGCTCCGTCATCAGGACAGCTTCATCGTCGGAAACACCTTCGGCAAAGTCCGGGCCATGTTTGACGACCGGGGCCGGGCCGTCGAAGAGGCCGGGCCTTCCACGCCGGTTGAAATCCTCGGACTTGAAGGCATTCCGGATGCCGGAGACACTTTCCTGGTGGTCAGCGACCGCGACAAAGCCAAGAGCATCGCGCAGTACCGTAAGATGAAGGAGCGCGAGGCGCAATTGGCCAAGTCTTCCCGGGTCTCTCTCGAAGGGCTGGCCGAGCAGATTCGTCAAGCCGGAGTCAAGGAACTCCCCATTATCCTCAAAGGTGACGTGCAGGGATCCGTCGAAGTGCTGGCTGATTCACTGCAGAAGATGTCGACCGAGAAAGTGCGCATTAAAGTCATTCGCTCGGGCGTCGGCGCAATCACTGAGAGCGATGTCCTGCTGGCTTCAGCATCCAATGCCATCATCATTGGCTTCAATGTGCGCCCGGAGCGCAAGGCGGCCGATCTGGCCGAGCAGGAGAGCGTGGAAATCCGCCTGCACTCGATCATTTACGAATTGCAGGATGAGATCCGCAAGGCCATGCTTGGGCTGCTTGAACCGGTCTTCAAAGAAAACTACCTGGGTCGCGCTGAAGTGCTCAACGTCTTCAAGATCCCGAAGGTGGGCACCATTGCCGGCTGCCGCGTGACCGATGGTGTTCTGCGGCGCGATGCTGACATCCGTCTTATGCGCGATGGAGAGCAGGTCTATAAGGGCAAACTTACCTCGCTCAAGCGCTTCAAAGATGACGTTCGCGAAGTTACGAATGGCATGGAGTGCGGCGTAGGCCTGAATTTTGGTGACATCAAAGTCGGCGACACGGTCGAGGCCTTCATCACAGAAAAGGTCGCCGCTGAGCTGACAGCCAGCTAA
- a CDS encoding patatin-like phospholipase family protein, producing the protein MALFDMVFKGGGAKGMAFVGALQAFSAANHQHRRLIGTSAGAITAIMTGAGYSPQEMLEECTKTDAVSGKPIFATFMDAPKEDDFSPQMVDNCETMTLIRQAGLTLPGLAMVEEKIIKGLLHLELYRELFSFNECGGFYAGDAALNWIRDRLVQKGLAADVTWAQFEQTTGKDVSVVTTDVTEEEMVVLNARTAPQCPVAESVRMSMSIPFVWREMIWQPEWGQYRGRDKSGHIFVDGGVLSNFPLRLIAESTPDVVAIMGSTDPNGAGNLGLFLDSSVMVPGAQESDTVRPRLRVADRVTRLMDTLTDSADLAVMRRYQNDVCCIPVGGYGTTEFRMSSARQQLLIASGKTAMEKYLAGNA; encoded by the coding sequence ATGGCGCTTTTTGACATGGTTTTCAAAGGCGGCGGCGCCAAGGGAATGGCGTTTGTCGGAGCATTGCAGGCCTTTTCGGCCGCAAATCATCAACACCGGCGTCTGATAGGGACATCGGCTGGTGCCATCACGGCCATCATGACAGGAGCCGGGTATTCTCCGCAGGAAATGCTGGAGGAATGTACAAAGACGGACGCTGTCTCCGGCAAACCCATCTTTGCCACCTTCATGGATGCTCCGAAGGAGGACGATTTTTCTCCGCAAATGGTGGACAACTGCGAAACCATGACCTTAATCCGACAGGCGGGATTGACCCTGCCGGGACTGGCGATGGTGGAAGAGAAGATCATCAAGGGCCTCCTTCATCTGGAACTGTACCGTGAGCTGTTTTCCTTTAATGAGTGCGGCGGATTTTATGCCGGAGATGCAGCGCTGAACTGGATCCGGGACCGTCTGGTACAGAAGGGCCTTGCTGCAGATGTCACCTGGGCACAGTTCGAGCAGACCACTGGCAAGGACGTTTCCGTAGTCACGACCGATGTCACTGAGGAAGAGATGGTGGTATTGAATGCACGTACTGCTCCCCAGTGTCCTGTGGCAGAATCTGTGCGCATGTCGATGAGCATCCCTTTTGTCTGGCGCGAAATGATCTGGCAGCCGGAGTGGGGCCAGTATAGGGGGCGGGACAAATCAGGGCACATTTTTGTTGATGGTGGTGTGCTGTCCAACTTTCCGCTGCGACTGATTGCCGAATCGACTCCGGACGTAGTGGCCATTATGGGGAGTACGGATCCGAATGGGGCCGGGAACCTCGGACTTTTTCTCGATAGTTCTGTTATGGTTCCGGGAGCGCAGGAATCAGACACGGTCCGGCCCCGGCTGAGGGTCGCCGATCGTGTGACCCGGCTGATGGACACACTTACCGACAGCGCGGACCTGGCCGTCATGCGACGTTACCAGAACGATGTTTGCTGCATCCCGGTTGGCGGCTATGGCACGACAGAGTTCCGCATGTCGAGTGCACGGCAACAGTTGCTGATTGCTTCCGGCAAGACAGCCATGGAGAAATATCTGGCCGGGAACGCATAG
- a CDS encoding RNA-binding S4 domain-containing protein: protein MTSVRMDKWLWAARFFKTRALAARACELGRITSNGQIAKPAREVHVGDLLHIKNESGEFQVEVLQLSDTRGPAAVAQTLYRETEASRELRRKLAEERKAMPQFDFLEGRPTKRERRQLVRLRGR, encoded by the coding sequence ATGACCTCCGTCCGCATGGACAAATGGCTCTGGGCAGCGCGGTTCTTCAAGACCCGCGCTCTGGCTGCACGCGCCTGCGAGCTTGGCCGCATCACGTCCAATGGACAGATTGCCAAGCCGGCCCGCGAAGTGCATGTGGGAGACCTGTTGCACATCAAGAACGAGAGCGGGGAATTTCAGGTGGAAGTTCTGCAATTGAGCGATACACGCGGCCCAGCTGCTGTCGCCCAGACGCTTTACCGCGAAACCGAGGCCAGTCGCGAGCTTCGCCGAAAGCTCGCAGAAGAGCGGAAAGCCATGCCGCAATTTGACTTCCTTGAAGGCCGGCCCACCAAGCGGGAGCGCCGCCAGCTCGTCCGGCTGCGCGGGAGATAG